A region from the Triticum aestivum cultivar Chinese Spring chromosome 3D, IWGSC CS RefSeq v2.1, whole genome shotgun sequence genome encodes:
- the LOC123078561 gene encoding uncharacterized protein At1g03900, whose protein sequence is MASGSEQPQAETEPEAVELVLFQVAECYVYLIPPRKTAASYRADEWNVNKWAWEGALKVASKGEECIIKLEDKSTGELYARAFLREGEPHPVEAVIDSSRYFVLRVEENIDGRQRHAFIGLGFRERTEAYDFQAALHDHMKYLNKKKTAEEMVQHYENTSSVDYSLKEGETLVLQLKNKESGSKTKSAFFEQGLNKLSFNEKANTKEATVSLKLPPPPPSPVSPTDSGVAMSPFKAEFPSQEQPGTGDARDAAAPFKAEFPSQEEALDDTVEARAEAAPRNQPAAADKSKQGSVDDEFDFGDFQAAA, encoded by the exons ATGGCGAGCGGCAGCGAGCAGCCGCAGGCGGAGACCGAGCCCGAGGCGGTGGAGCTCGTGCTGTTCCAGGTCGCCGAGTGCTACGTCTATCTG ATACCTCCTAGGAAGACGGCCGCCTCTTACAG GGCTGATGAGTGGAATGTCAACAAATGGGCTTGGGAAGGGGCACTTAAGGTTGCCAGCAAGGGAGAAGAATGTATCATCAAACTAGAAGACAAGAGCACTG GTGAGCTGTATGCTAGGGCATTTCTGAGAGAAGGCGAACCACATCCGGTGGAAGCTGTAATTGATAGCAGCAG ATATTTTGTACTTCGCGTTGAAGAGAATATAG ATGGGCGTCAGCGTCATGCTTTTATAGGTTTAGGCTTCCGTGAAAGAACTGAAGCATATGACTTCCAAGCTGCTCTACATGACCATATGAA ATATCTAAACAAGAAGAAGACCGCTGAAGAGATGGTGCAGCACTATGAGAATACGTCATCAGTGGATTATAGCCTCAAAGAAGGGGAAACTTTAGTTCTTCAACTAAAAAAT AAAGAAAGTGGCAGCAAGACAAAATCTGCATTTTTCGAGCAAGGCCTGAACAAGCTGTCGTTCAATGAAAAAGCAAACACCAAGGAGGCCACAGTGTCCCTCAAACTCCCACCACCTCCACCCTCACCCGTGTCTCCAACTGATTCTGGAGTTGCCATGTCCCCTTTCAAAGCAGAATTTCCTTCCCAGGAACAACCAGGCACCGGCGATGCCAGAGACGCCGCCGCTCCTTTCAAAGCAGAATTTCCTTCACAAGAAGAAGCACTGGATGATACCGTGGAAGCTAGAGCGGAAGCTGCTCCTCGTAATCAACCAGCCGCAGCAGACAAGAGCAAACAAGGAAGCGTGGATGATGAGTTTGACTTTGGGGACTTCCAGGCTGCTGCTTGA